The window GCGCGGTCGTCCCAGCCGAGCACGCAGGCCCAGCCGCGGCGGCCCGCCAGCTCGACGGTGGCGGTGGTCACCACGGCGTCGACGAGCGCGAGCTCGCCCGCCACCGTCGCCAGCCGCACCGGCACCACCGCCGCCGCCGGCGGCTCCACCACCCCGGCGCCGGAGCCGGCGGCGATGGCGGCCGCGAGCGAGAGCAGCGCCTCGCGCCGGGTGCGCGCCGCCGCGGCCAGGCCGGAGGCGCGCTGGGCGGCGGTCACGGCACCCGGCCCATCTCGAACACGACCCGGAAGATGTCGGCACGGAGCCACGAGGTGGTCACCTCGACGGGGCGGCGGTGGCTCGCGGAGCCGGTGAGCGCGCGCACCTCGTAGACCGCCGGGCGCCCGGCCACGCCGATCCGCTGGGCGACGTCGGAGGACGCGGTGACCAGCTCGGCGCGGGCCCAGGTGCGCACCGGGCGCAGCCGGTACTCCTCGGCGAGGGTCCGGTGGAGCGACCCGTCCTCGGCCAGTACCCTGGCGAGGCCGGGGACGAGCTCGGCCACCAGCCAGGTGTCGGCGCAGGCGGCGGGCTCGCCGTCGACGCCGCGCTGGCGGCGGAGCTGGAGGAGCGGGGTGGCGTCGTCGACCTCGAGCACCTCACGGACCCAGCGTGGCGCCCGGGCGAGGCGGAGCCGCTCGGTGCGGGTCGAGGGCACCGCCCCGCCGAGACGCACCGCGTGGCTCCAGCTGGGCGGGAGGTCGGGGGCAATCCGGTACTCGACCCGGTGGGCCACGAAGGTGCCCCTGCCCTGGCTGCGGCGGACCAGGTGGCGCCGCTCCAGCTCGTCGAGGGCGGCGCGAGCGGTGAGCCGGTTCACCCCCCGCTGGCGGGCCAGCTCGTGCTCGGAGGGCAGGGGCGTCCCCGCCGGCCGGCGGGCGATGCCGGCCTCGATCTCGTCGGCGAGGCTGAGATACGTCGGCTGCTGCGGGCTGGTGGTGCGCACCGTCCGCAGCATATCAACATGTCTAGACAACCTCAACGCCCGCGGTGCTGCCGGGATCATCGGATGCGCCTGCGCAGCAGCACGGCGAGCCCCTCGACGATGAGGATCAGCACCAGCATCACCAGCAGCAGGGTGGTGAGCTTCTGGTACTGGAAGAGGTTGAGGGTGGTGAAGATCTGCAGCCCCAGCCCGCCGCCGCCGACGAAGCCGAGGGCGATGGTGGAGCGGAGGTTGGTGTCGAAGCGGTAGATGGTGAGGCCGAGCAGGGTGGGCAGCA of the Candidatus Dormiibacterota bacterium genome contains:
- a CDS encoding GntR family transcriptional regulator, producing MLRTVRTTSPQQPTYLSLADEIEAGIARRPAGTPLPSEHELARQRGVNRLTARAALDELERRHLVRRSQGRGTFVAHRVEYRIAPDLPPSWSHAVRLGGAVPSTRTERLRLARAPRWVREVLEVDDATPLLQLRRQRGVDGEPAACADTWLVAELVPGLARVLAEDGSLHRTLAEEYRLRPVRTWARAELVTASSDVAQRIGVAGRPAVYEVRALTGSASHRRPVEVTTSWLRADIFRVVFEMGRVP